A region of Thermococcus barossii DNA encodes the following proteins:
- a CDS encoding aldolase yields MSRAIKAQLVKYSRLAHERGLTAAFGGNMSIRKGNLVFIKATGAVMDEMTGEQVAVIDMKGRQVSGVRPSSEYRLHLEIYHKRPEVTAIAHLHPPYSITASTIIDVELPIITPEAEIYLKRIPIVPFRPAGTEELARIVAETMCHSDAAIMENHGIVTVGRSLREAFYKAELVEESAKLWYLSRKG; encoded by the coding sequence ATGAGCAGGGCCATCAAAGCCCAGCTCGTGAAGTACTCCCGGCTGGCCCATGAGAGGGGACTTACGGCAGCATTTGGAGGAAACATGAGCATCAGAAAAGGAAACCTCGTCTTTATCAAGGCCACCGGGGCCGTCATGGACGAAATGACGGGGGAACAGGTCGCCGTAATCGACATGAAAGGGAGGCAGGTCTCCGGCGTGAGGCCCTCCTCCGAATACAGGCTCCACCTGGAGATCTACCACAAGAGGCCGGAGGTGACGGCAATAGCGCACCTCCACCCGCCGTATTCCATAACCGCCTCCACCATCATCGATGTCGAGCTTCCCATAATAACTCCCGAGGCCGAGATATACCTGAAGAGAATCCCGATAGTGCCGTTCAGACCGGCAGGGACTGAGGAGCTGGCCAGGATTGTCGCGGAAACGATGTGCCACTCCGACGCCGCCATCATGGAGAACCACGGCATAGTTACCGTGGGGAGGAGCCTGAGGGAGGCGTTCTACAAGGCAGAGCTTGTGGAGGAGAGCGCCAAACTGTGGTACCTGAGCAGAAAAGGCTGA